The DNA segment CTTTCCTCGGCCGCGCCGAACATGGCGAACGACCATTTTCTTTACGCCATCGCCGCCGTGCTGCTGGGTATGACGATGTTCGAACCCGGCCGGCCTAACGTGCCCGGCACGCTGGTCGCGGCGTTCACGTTGAAGGCGCTGGGCAACGGATTGATCCTGTCCGGTGCGCCATACTACGTGCAGGATATCGTGCTCGGCGCCATCATCGTCGGCTCGGTCGCTTTGTCGGCGGGCGCCTTGGGGCGCGCCGCCTTCGTCAAACGCCTGTCCTTCCGGACGGCGCAATAACAGGGAGAGAGAAACAATGGTCGAAATCACCCGCCGTCAGGCTTTGGCCGGCACCGCCGCCGCGCTGGCCGCCGCCCCGTCGATCGTGCAGGCGCAAACGCCCGAGATCGGCATCGTCGCCTTCCAGATGTCGTCGGAAACCCATGCGCGCGTGGCGAACGCCGCGCAGGCCGCCGCCCGCGCCAAGGGCTGGACGGCGACGATCCTCAATTCCGAAGGGGCGCTGCCCAAGCACGCGGAACAGCTCGACGCGCTGATCCAGCGCAAGCCGCGCGCCATCGTCGTGGCGATGGGCAAGCCCGTCGAAGCCGACGCGCAATTCGAAGCCGCCAAGAAAGCGGGCATTCCCGTCGTCACCGTGATGGCCGGCACGTCGCCGCACACGCTGTTCGACATCCAGGTGAACGAGTTCAAGGTCGGCGCCGACGCCGCTTTGTGGCTGCTGGGCGAGATGAACTACCAAGGCAACGTGCTGCTGCAACGCTTCGACGGCAATGTCGGTACGCGCATCCGCGGCCGCGTGCTTGACGCCGTGCTCGCCGAAAACCAGGGCGTGAAGGTTCTCGGCTCGCATTCGATGGCGCGCACGCAATCCTGGCGCGACGACGTGCGCCAGGGCATGCAAGCGCTGCTGTTGCAGCACGGCGCCAACACGCAAGGCATTTGGGCGTCGTTCGACGGCCAAGCCTATGTGATCGACGATCTGCTGCGCCCGCGCGGTCTGAAGAAGGGCCAGATCAAATTCGTGTCGATCGACGGCGGGGCCGAAACCTATCGGCGCATCGCGGACCCGGACTCGCTGTTGATGGCGACCGTGACCATCCCGTTCGAGGAGATGGGCAAGCGCGCCATCGACGCGATCGACACGATCGTCGTGAAGGGCCAGCCCAAGGGCAGCGTCACCAGCGGCCCCTACTTGTTCCTCGACGCGATCCTGGTCGATCAGAACAACGTGAAACAGTTCCTGTGAGCGTTCTCGTCCGTCTCGGCGCCGTGACCAAAAGTTACGGCGCCGTCGAAGCGTTGCGCGGCGTGGATCTGGAGATCCGCGCCGGCGACGTTTTGGCGTTGTGCGGCGACAACGGGGCGGGCAAGTCGAGCTTGGTGAAGATCCTGTCGGGTGCCCATGCACACGACGGCGGCGTTTTCGAGATCGAAGGCAAGGCCGTGCGCTTCGCTTCGCCGCAGGATGCGCTAACGCGCGGCATCGCCACGATCTATCAGGAATTGGCGGTCGCCCCGCGTTTGTCGGTGGCGGAGAATGTGTTTCTCGGCTCCGAACTCGTGCGTACACCTTTGCCCTTCGTGTCGTTGCTCGACAAGAAGCGCATGCGCGACGAAGCGCTCGGCTATCTCAAACGCCTCGGCGTCGATCTGGGCAACGCGACGCGGCCCGTCGAGCGCCTGTCGGGCGGTCAGCGCCAGGCGGTCGCGATCGCGCGGGCCCTACGCTGGAACGCGCGCGTCGTCATCATGGACGAGCCGACGGCCGCGTTGGGTGTCGCCGAAACCAAACTCGTCCTCGACCTGATCCGGCGGTTGAAGGACGAGGGCCGCACGGTCGTCCTGGTCAGCCACAACATGGCCGATGTCGTCGCCGTCGCCACGCGCGTCGCGATCCTGAAGGCGGGGCGCAAAACCGTCGACCGTCCGGTCGCCGGGCTCGATGCCGCCGCCCTCGCGCAGATGATTGTCACCGGCCGCGAAGCGGCCTAACGATCAGCGCTTCGCTTTGATCGCGCGCAGCCAGGCGATGGCGCCAGGCACGCGGGCCCAAGCCGCCCCCGCATTGACCGCGATCACGCCCGCTTCCTCGCGCCCCCCCGGCGGCACTTCCATCGGCGTGGTCTTCGGCGGTTTGCGGTCGCCGATCAGATAGGCGGGCGCGAAGCCGTTCGCCTTCACCGCCGCGTCGAGCTTGGCGTCCGCATCCGCCGCCTTGGTCGCGAAGGCGAGCAAGGCGCGCGCATAGGCGCCGCGCGCCCCGCCCTCGTCGGTCACACCGGCGAGGATCTCGTTCGCTTCGTCGTATTTCTCGCCGTCGATCAGCGCGTCGGCGAAATCGAACGAGCATTTCGCGGGATCGGACGGATCGAGGCGCAGCACTTCGCGCCAATGCGCGTAGCCCGCCTCGCGCTCGCCGCGTACGCTGATCGCGGAAGCCAGATGCTGGCGCGCTTCGAGATAGGCGAGACCGCGCGGTGTGGCGCCGAGCTTGCCCGCTTCGTCGGCCAATCGCGCGCCCAACGCGCCCTCGCCCGCGCGCAACGCGATCTCCAGCAAGCGGATACGCTCGTCGAGATCGCGTGCGGCGAGCAGCGACACGAGCGTGAGCGCCGAAGCGCAGTAAGCGCTCTGCTTCAACGCCGCCGCCGCACCTTGCAAACCCGCGCGCGCATTGGGCATATCCCAAGCGCTTTGCGCCAGCAGATCGGCGTCGTCGAGCGCTTGTTCGCCCAGCATCGCCGCGCGGTCCGCGCCCTTGGCGATCAGGTCGTAAGCGATCAGCAAGTCGAAATCTTCGTTGGTCAGCATCGTCTCAAACTCCATCGACCGGGCGCGGGCGGCGATCCTCGTCGATCGCCACATAGGTGAACACGCCCGCCGTAACCTTGGTCTGGGGACCGCCCGCGCGCGGGCGCGTCCAGGTTTCGACCTTCACGGTGATCGAGGTGCGGCCCACGCGCTGGATCTCGCAATAGCACGAGACCTCGTCGCCGACATGGACCGGTTTGTGGAAGGTCATCGCCTCGATTGCGATGGTCGCCACGCGGCCCTTGGAGCGGTGGCTGGCGATCGATCCGCCCGCCAAATCCATCTGCGACAGCAGCCAGCCGCCGAAAATATCGCCGTTGGGGTTGGTGTCGCCCGGCATGGCGATCGCGCGCAAGGCCGGTTCGCCCATTTCCTTGCGCGGGCCTTGTTCATGTAGTGTTTGCGTCGAATCGGCCATGACAGCTAGTCTCCCGCCGGTTTCCGTATACCTCTGACGTTCGAGTTATCGACGATGGCCGATTTGTTTTCCAGCGCTTCGCGCAAAAACGACTCCTATACCGCCAAGGACATCGAGGTCCTGGAGGGGCTGGAGCCGGTCCGCCGCCGCCCCGGCATGTATATCGGCGGTACGGACGAGCGCGCGCTGCACCATCTGATCGCCGAAGTGCTCGACAACTCGATGGACGAGGCCGTGGCCGGCCACGCCGACTGGATCGAAATCGAGATGGAAGAAGGCGGCTGGATGACGATCCGCGACAACGGGCGCGGCATTCCGGTCGATCCGCATCCGCGCTTCCCCAAGAAATCGGCGCTGGAAGTCATCCTCACCACGCTGCACTCGGGCGGCAAGTTCTCGAACAAGGCCTACGAGACGTCGGGCGGTCTGCACGGCGTGGGCGTCTCGGTCGTCAACGCGCTGTCGGACGGATTCGAGGTCGAGGTCGCGCGCGACAAGGCAATCTGGGCGCAGAATTATTCGCGCGGCGTGCCCAAGGGCCCGCTGAAGAAGATCGGCACGACCAACAACCGCCGCGGCACGACCGTGCGTTTCCATCCCGACCCGGAGATTTTCGGCAAGAGCGCGCATCTGAAGCCGCAGATCGCGTTCAAGATGGCGCGCGCCAAGGCGTTCCTGTTCAAGGGCGTCGAGCTGCGCTGGAAATGCGCGCCGTCGCTGCTGAAACCCGAATGGGGGATCGCGCCCGAAGCGACGCTGCATTTCCCCGGCGGTCTGGCGGACTCGCTGGCCGAGGTGATCGGCAAGCGCCCCTGCTATTCGTCGAAGAATTTCGCCGGCGACGTGAAACTCGACAGCCAAGGCGGCCGCCTGGAATGGGCGGTCGCGTGGCCGGGCGACGAGGAAGGCGAAGTCCATTCCTACGTCAACACGGTGCCCACGCCCCAAGGCGGCAGTCACGAACTGGGCTTGCGCGGCGCCCTCACCCGTTCGCTGCGCGGCTACGGGGCGCTGGTCAACAACAAGCGCGCCGAGACGATCCAATCGGAAGACGTGTGCGACGGCGCGGTCGTGTTCCTGTCGCTGTTCATCCGCGATCCGCAATTCCAGGGCCAGACGAAGGATCGTCTGGGCATGCCCGACGCGCAGAAGATGGTCGACGCGGCGCTGAAGGACCAGTTCGATCATTGGCTCGCCAACGATCCGGGTTCGGCCAAGGCGCTGCTGGAACGCGCGATCGAGCGCGCGGACGAGCGCGCCCGCCGCCGCCAGCAGAAGGAAATGGACCGCAAATCGGCGACGCGCCGGTTGCGCCTGCCCGGCAAGCTCGCCGATTGCTCGGCCAACACGACGCTCGACACCGAAATCTTCCTGGTCGAAGGCGATTCCGCCGGCGGCTCGGCCAAGCAAGCGCGCAATCGCGAGTTTCAGGCGATCCTGCCCTTGCGCGGCAAGATTCTGAACGTCGCCAGCGCGTCGGTCGACAAGCTGCGCCAGAACCAGGAACTGGCCGATCTGGTCCAAGCGCTGGGCTGCGGCACGGGCGAGAATTTCGATCTGGAAAAACTGCGCTACGACCGCGTCATCATCATGACCGACGCCGACGTCGACGGCGCGCATATCGCCTCGCTGCTCATCACGTTCTTCTATCGCGAGACGCCCAAGCTGATCGAGCAAGGGCATCTCTATCTCGCCATGCCGCCGCTTTATCGTTTGGGGGCGGGTGGCGACGTCGTCTATGCGCGCGACGACGCGCATAAAGACGAGTTGATGAAGTCCAAGTTCAAGAACCGCAAGGTCGAGGTCAGCCGCTTCAAGGGTCTGGGCGAAATGCCGCCCAGCCAGTTGAAGGAAACGACGATGGACCCGAAGCGGCGCACGTTGCTGCGTGTGACCGTGCCGCACGCGCACGAAACGGACGAAAAGGAAGCGACCGAGCAGCGCGTGGAAAGCCTGATGGGCCGCAAGCCGGAGCTGCGCCTCGCCTTCATCCAGGAACACGCCAAGTTCGCGACCGAACTGGACGTCTAGGCCTTCAAGTATTCGAACAACGCGCGCGCGGCGGGGAGCAGCCCCGCCACGCGGCGCACGCAGAGGACAAGGCGCCGTCGCGCGAAATCGTCGGCGAGCGGAATGCCTTTGACCGGCAACGAAGCCGCCGCGCGTTGCGCCGCAATGCGCGACATGACCGCGATCCCGGCGCCGCTCGCGACAAGCCGCGCCACGGCATCGAAAGTCGGCACGCGCGCGCGGACATGGAGCTTCTTGCCCAGGCGCCCGGCGTGTTCGGCGACCAGATCGAATTGCGCGCGTGTTTCGGGCAGCGCCACCATCGGCAGATCGGCGATCGCGGCGAGGCGCAAGGATTTGCGCGCCGCCAGCGCGTGATCGCGCGCCAGCACCACCCACAGCGGATCGTCGCGATAGGGAAAGGTGCGCACATCGCCCAACGCTGCGGTGTCGGCCGCCACACCGATTTCCGCCGCCCCGACCGCGACGGCGCGCGCCACGTCGGCGCTGCGCTGCTCGACGATCTCCACATCGATGCGTTGGTTTGCGGCGAGGAACGCGCCCAGATCCGCCGGCAAATGTTCCGACGCCGCCCCCGTATTCGCCGCGAGCCGGACAAGGCTGCGCGTCGTGCGGCCATAGGCGGCCATGTCGGCGCGCATCCGGTCGAGGCCTTCGACCAGCGACGACGCATGACGTTTGAACGCCTGGCCGCCGGCGTTCAACGCCAAGCCCCGGCGATGGCGGACGAACAAGACGGTATCGAGATCGGCTTCCATGCCTTTGATGCGCGCACTGGCCGAGGCGATC comes from the Alphaproteobacteria bacterium genome and includes:
- a CDS encoding substrate-binding domain-containing protein, whose translation is MVEITRRQALAGTAAALAAAPSIVQAQTPEIGIVAFQMSSETHARVANAAQAAARAKGWTATILNSEGALPKHAEQLDALIQRKPRAIVVAMGKPVEADAQFEAAKKAGIPVVTVMAGTSPHTLFDIQVNEFKVGADAALWLLGEMNYQGNVLLQRFDGNVGTRIRGRVLDAVLAENQGVKVLGSHSMARTQSWRDDVRQGMQALLLQHGANTQGIWASFDGQAYVIDDLLRPRGLKKGQIKFVSIDGGAETYRRIADPDSLLMATVTIPFEEMGKRAIDAIDTIVVKGQPKGSVTSGPYLFLDAILVDQNNVKQFL
- a CDS encoding sugar ABC transporter ATP-binding protein, translated to MSVLVRLGAVTKSYGAVEALRGVDLEIRAGDVLALCGDNGAGKSSLVKILSGAHAHDGGVFEIEGKAVRFASPQDALTRGIATIYQELAVAPRLSVAENVFLGSELVRTPLPFVSLLDKKRMRDEALGYLKRLGVDLGNATRPVERLSGGQRQAVAIARALRWNARVVIMDEPTAALGVAETKLVLDLIRRLKDEGRTVVLVSHNMADVVAVATRVAILKAGRKTVDRPVAGLDAAALAQMIVTGREAA
- a CDS encoding acyl-CoA thioesterase, with amino-acid sequence MADSTQTLHEQGPRKEMGEPALRAIAMPGDTNPNGDIFGGWLLSQMDLAGGSIASHRSKGRVATIAIEAMTFHKPVHVGDEVSCYCEIQRVGRTSITVKVETWTRPRAGGPQTKVTAGVFTYVAIDEDRRPRPVDGV
- the parE gene encoding DNA topoisomerase IV subunit B, with translation MADLFSSASRKNDSYTAKDIEVLEGLEPVRRRPGMYIGGTDERALHHLIAEVLDNSMDEAVAGHADWIEIEMEEGGWMTIRDNGRGIPVDPHPRFPKKSALEVILTTLHSGGKFSNKAYETSGGLHGVGVSVVNALSDGFEVEVARDKAIWAQNYSRGVPKGPLKKIGTTNNRRGTTVRFHPDPEIFGKSAHLKPQIAFKMARAKAFLFKGVELRWKCAPSLLKPEWGIAPEATLHFPGGLADSLAEVIGKRPCYSSKNFAGDVKLDSQGGRLEWAVAWPGDEEGEVHSYVNTVPTPQGGSHELGLRGALTRSLRGYGALVNNKRAETIQSEDVCDGAVVFLSLFIRDPQFQGQTKDRLGMPDAQKMVDAALKDQFDHWLANDPGSAKALLERAIERADERARRRQQKEMDRKSATRRLRLPGKLADCSANTTLDTEIFLVEGDSAGGSAKQARNREFQAILPLRGKILNVASASVDKLRQNQELADLVQALGCGTGENFDLEKLRYDRVIIMTDADVDGAHIASLLITFFYRETPKLIEQGHLYLAMPPLYRLGAGGDVVYARDDAHKDELMKSKFKNRKVEVSRFKGLGEMPPSQLKETTMDPKRRTLLRVTVPHAHETDEKEATEQRVESLMGRKPELRLAFIQEHAKFATELDV
- a CDS encoding LysR family transcriptional regulator — translated: MRFDPADLRLFLAVAESGSLAAGAAKLRLSIASASARIKGMEADLDTVLFVRHRRGLALNAGGQAFKRHASSLVEGLDRMRADMAAYGRTTRSLVRLAANTGAASEHLPADLGAFLAANQRIDVEIVEQRSADVARAVAVGAAEIGVAADTAALGDVRTFPYRDDPLWVVLARDHALAARKSLRLAAIADLPMVALPETRAQFDLVAEHAGRLGKKLHVRARVPTFDAVARLVASGAGIAVMSRIAAQRAAASLPVKGIPLADDFARRRLVLCVRRVAGLLPAARALFEYLKA